The DNA segment GGAGCTGGTGGCAGCACACAGGATAAAACACTGGAAATTGTCCGCCGCCTCAAGCAGGATCACGAGCTGGAGCCTATGGCCCACCTGACCTGCGTTGGCGCCAGCCCGGAGCGGATTCAGCGCTTTTTGAATCAGCTCGAAGAGGCTGAGGTGAGCAATGTTCTGGCTCTTCGTGGCGATCCGCCGCAAGGTCAGGAGCGTTTTGTCCCGGACAGCGAACATTTTTGTCATGCCTCGGATTTGGTGCGGTTTATCCGCGAGCGGCACCCGGAAATGGGTGTTGCTGTTGCCGGATACCCGGACGGACACCCCGAGTGCACGACCTTTCGTGAAGATTATGGATATTTGAAGAACAAGCTTGCTATGGGCGGTGACTTTGTCATGACCCAGATGTTCTTCGACAATCGGTTGTATTGGAATTTCGTCGACATCATGCGTTCGATGGGCGTGACAAAGCCCATCATTCCCGGCGTGCTGCCCATTATGAGTTTGCAGTCGGTGAAGCGCATTCTGCAATTTTGCGGAGCGAGTATCCCCGGAAAGTTCCTGCTCGACCTCGAAGCCGCGGACGCGCGTGGAGGTCAGAAGGCCGCCTATGAAGTGGGTATGGCATGGGCTAGAAAGCAGGTCCGTGAACTTCTGGAAAAAGGTGCTCCCGGTGTCCATCTCTATACCCTGAACAGGGCAGAGGCGGTTCTGGATATTGTAGGGTCACTCGGCAGCAGTGCCGAAGTCGACTAAAAAAAGCTCAACCCGTCGTGTCGCAACCGTCGGGAAAAGGAGTTATTCGCATGGGTAAGGATTCTTTTGTAGTCGCAGTGGTAGGTGCAACCGGAGCCGTTGGTCGTGAGATGCTCAAGACTCTCGAGGCTCGCAAGTTCCCTGTCAGCAAGATCGTTCCTCTGGCCTCCAGCCGTTCTGCTGGAAGTGAAGTGGAATTTAATGGTGAAAAAGTGATCGTTCAGGAGCTGACCGAAGACTCTTTTGAGGGTATCGATCTGGCTCTGTTCTCTGCTGGTGGTGCTGTTTCCGAAGAGTATGCACCTCTGGCAGCCCGTAGCGGCTGTGTTGTTGTTGACAACTCCAGCACCTGGCGCATGGATGACCAGTGCCCGCTGGTTGTTCCTGAAGTTAACCCAGACGATCTGGACTGGCACAAGGGCATTATTGCCAACCCGAACTGCTCCACCATTCAGATGGTGGTGCCGCTCAAGCCTATCCATGACGCTGCAAAGATCACGCGTATCGTTGTATCGACCTATCAGGCTGTTGCTGGTGGCGGACAGAAAGCTATGGACGAAATGACCACTCAGGTGCGTCAGATGTTCAACTTTGATCTGGAGTCCATCGAGCCGAAAGTCATGCCGTACCGCATTGCTTTCAACTGCCTGCCGCAGATCGACGTCTTCCTTGAGAATGACTACACCAAGGAAGAGATGAAGATGGTCCACGAGACCCACAAAATTTTTGGTGACGACAGCTTTGGCGTTTCTCCGACAGCTGTTCGTGTTCCGGTATACATTGGCCACAGTGAGTCTGTGAACATTGAGACCGAAAAGAAAATGACTGCTGCTGAATGCCGCGCCCTGCTTTCTCAGGCTCCGGGCGTGCGCGTGCTGGATAATCCTGCTGAGAAAATTTATCCTATGCCTATTGAGGCTGTGGATGAAGATGATACCTTTGTCGGTCGTATCCGCGAAGACAATACTGTTGAAAACGGCCTGAACATGTGGATTTGCGCTGACAACCTGCGCAAGGGCGCTGCACTGAATGCTGTGCAGATTGCCGAAGAGCTGGTGAAGCGGGATTTGGTCCGCGTGCCCTAGGTCGGAAGCTCGAGGAGGGGAAATGATTCCTGTTCTGGATTCCGAAGAGTACCTGAAAAAGATGCTTTCGGTGCGTCGCCCGGGTTCGGATGACGTGCTTGCATTTTATGAGCACCGCCTTGGTGCCATCTGCAAGGACCCAAAGCTGATGCTTATGCCGTGGGATGACCATCTGGTTCACCGTGGTGATGGCGTTTTTGAAACGCTGAAATTCACGGGGCGTCGGATGTATCTTGTGGAGCAGCATCTCAAGCGTATGAAACGCTCGGCTGAAACCATCCACCTCCAGCCTCCCTGTACGTGGGAGCGTCTGCGCGAAGTGCTTTTTGACGTCGCAAAGGCAACTGGGAAGGATGACGGGCTGATTCGTGTCTTGCTGGGACGTGGTCCCGGTGGCTTTGGTATCGCTATGGATGAATGCCCCCTGCCAAGCCTGTATGTGGTTGCCTATGCCCTGCA comes from the Desulfobaculum bizertense DSM 18034 genome and includes:
- the metF gene encoding methylenetetrahydrofolate reductase [NAD(P)H], producing MRIKDLIPQKKPFISLEFFPPKKEESLPGFFETVEKLRAVNPLFVSVTYGAGGSTQDKTLEIVRRLKQDHELEPMAHLTCVGASPERIQRFLNQLEEAEVSNVLALRGDPPQGQERFVPDSEHFCHASDLVRFIRERHPEMGVAVAGYPDGHPECTTFREDYGYLKNKLAMGGDFVMTQMFFDNRLYWNFVDIMRSMGVTKPIIPGVLPIMSLQSVKRILQFCGASIPGKFLLDLEAADARGGQKAAYEVGMAWARKQVRELLEKGAPGVHLYTLNRAEAVLDIVGSLGSSAEVD
- a CDS encoding aspartate-semialdehyde dehydrogenase; protein product: MGKDSFVVAVVGATGAVGREMLKTLEARKFPVSKIVPLASSRSAGSEVEFNGEKVIVQELTEDSFEGIDLALFSAGGAVSEEYAPLAARSGCVVVDNSSTWRMDDQCPLVVPEVNPDDLDWHKGIIANPNCSTIQMVVPLKPIHDAAKITRIVVSTYQAVAGGGQKAMDEMTTQVRQMFNFDLESIEPKVMPYRIAFNCLPQIDVFLENDYTKEEMKMVHETHKIFGDDSFGVSPTAVRVPVYIGHSESVNIETEKKMTAAECRALLSQAPGVRVLDNPAEKIYPMPIEAVDEDDTFVGRIREDNTVENGLNMWICADNLRKGAALNAVQIAEELVKRDLVRVP